Proteins from a genomic interval of Syntrophorhabdaceae bacterium:
- a CDS encoding GAF domain-containing protein, whose product MIERKSFLRMMRTIILSLRKGLTDPTVNAKQDIIEELSSIMGVERCVVFGIGQEQIDGQTHISCEIVAGVPLNEYEWKLHQKLSLSSHPDIEDAVGTGLVMIISDPRNDPRTQYFKEIIKESDISEIAYLPLRYEDDEQWTEIIVLDAVHEKRFDEDEIQFCLEVAEFLNIILGRETLLLQHFRDAIINRMVPLEGFAVKLRDNLQATLSYVSIIYREAEEISSLLPRKLNRRL is encoded by the coding sequence GGCTTACCGATCCCACAGTAAACGCCAAACAGGATATTATTGAGGAGCTCTCGAGTATTATGGGGGTGGAGCGGTGCGTGGTGTTTGGAATCGGACAGGAGCAGATAGACGGGCAGACACACATTTCCTGTGAGATAGTAGCCGGTGTCCCTCTTAATGAGTACGAATGGAAATTGCATCAAAAACTCTCCCTTTCGTCCCATCCCGATATAGAGGATGCGGTTGGAACCGGGTTGGTTATGATTATCAGCGACCCAAGGAATGACCCCCGTACCCAGTATTTTAAGGAGATCATCAAAGAATCGGATATTTCGGAAATTGCATATTTGCCGCTTCGCTATGAAGATGATGAGCAATGGACGGAGATAATAGTCCTGGATGCGGTTCATGAAAAGAGGTTCGATGAGGATGAGATACAATTCTGCTTGGAAGTGGCCGAGTTCCTGAATATTATTCTGGGCCGGGAGACGTTGTTGCTGCAGCACTTCAGAGACGCCATCATCAACAGGATGGTCCCCCTGGAAGGCTTTGCCGTGAAACTGCGCGACAACCTGCAAGCCACTCTCTCATACGTGAGCATCATCTATCGGGAGGCGGAGGAGATTAGCAGCCTTCTGCCGAGAAAATTGAACCGGAGGCTGTGA
- a CDS encoding DUF1566 domain-containing protein: MKRLWILATIILFGAVSLAHGAGATYLPQTAQTSCFDTFGATIGCAGTGQDGEFQAGAGWPAPRFTGSSPGIMKDNLSGLMWIRDVSPLSTICGGGDNTAWSDAIDFVTCLNNNNHLGYNDWRLPNVNELATLINLGSDDPVNWLKTEGFNIGYSANGYKYWSSTSCPETAQRALIGWLDQWAVTWLPYESAASIWPVRLGTQDSVDPSYLLNIWKTGQTDSFHSFDDGYFERGILWPSPRFSDGGNGTIHDNLTGLTWSRNSNAPGPAGCKTGTIMTWPEALAYAQCLNSNSYLGHSDWRIPNRWELGSLIDRSQYNPPLPAGHLFENVRPGEYWTSTTIETLPTSVWTINMHNCETCVGGNGTEETGGKTETRYVWPVRGGAFTVTATVTNGHGTVSPNTQVLDYNSTATIAITPDAQYHVSKIMDNGSQVAVVTPYVIKNLGASHRVEVSFATGTFLLNVTTAGSGTGTFSAPGLTCTGAVCSGEYAPNALVSIAATANAGSTFAGWTGCDSTSGATCTVVMNGNRSVAAIFTINSYTITASVSGGHGRVTPASQRVSHGASGSITITPDPKYNASAITDNGVSMRVVGPYAMSNVTADRNVVVTFSTKAMLSVEKTGSGTGRVVAAGINCGGKCAYSYNNGRKVTLTARPQNDSYFAGWSGGGCTGTKRCVVTMNQYAYVTATFVAKEYTVSAVISGGHGTVNPMTQQVRHGQTASIAISPDGGYEIVRITDNGRRVRTANPYITSKVTRARSVVVTLGTTFPLTVTKAGPAEGVVVSAPSGILCGSTCTRDFRSDTRVVLRARAGRGSLFTGWSGGGCSGTKSCIVTMNAAIGVTANFSIRQGADPSEGEESDAGNGE, translated from the coding sequence ATGAAGAGACTATGGATTCTTGCGACGATCATTCTGTTTGGTGCGGTATCCCTTGCACATGGGGCGGGCGCAACATATCTGCCACAGACGGCACAGACGAGCTGCTTCGATACCTTCGGCGCCACGATCGGCTGCGCCGGTACCGGACAGGACGGGGAGTTCCAGGCAGGCGCAGGATGGCCCGCACCCCGTTTTACGGGCAGTTCCCCCGGAATTATGAAGGACAACCTTTCCGGCCTTATGTGGATCAGGGACGTGAGTCCTCTTTCGACCATATGCGGTGGGGGAGATAACACGGCGTGGAGCGATGCCATTGATTTTGTGACCTGTCTGAATAATAATAACCATCTGGGTTATAACGACTGGCGCCTTCCTAACGTAAACGAACTGGCAACCCTGATCAATCTCGGCAGCGACGACCCGGTGAACTGGCTCAAGACCGAAGGTTTTAACATAGGGTATTCAGCAAACGGCTACAAGTACTGGAGCTCAACCTCATGCCCGGAGACTGCCCAACGGGCACTTATCGGCTGGCTGGATCAATGGGCCGTGACCTGGCTCCCCTATGAAAGCGCCGCAAGCATATGGCCTGTCAGGCTTGGGACCCAGGATTCGGTCGATCCTTCATATCTACTCAATATATGGAAGACAGGACAAACAGACAGCTTTCACAGTTTCGACGACGGATATTTCGAGAGGGGTATCCTGTGGCCATCGCCGAGGTTCAGCGATGGAGGCAACGGAACAATACATGATAACCTGACCGGGCTCACCTGGTCCAGAAACAGCAATGCACCGGGACCGGCTGGGTGCAAAACAGGGACAATCATGACATGGCCTGAAGCGCTTGCCTATGCGCAATGCCTGAATTCCAACAGCTATCTCGGCCATTCCGACTGGCGAATTCCGAACAGGTGGGAATTGGGGAGTCTCATTGACCGTTCCCAATATAACCCACCCCTTCCGGCGGGCCACCTATTTGAAAATGTGCGGCCGGGCGAATATTGGACATCCACGACGATAGAGACCCTGCCTACCAGTGTCTGGACCATTAACATGCATAACTGTGAAACCTGTGTGGGGGGGAACGGTACCGAAGAGACGGGAGGGAAGACCGAAACCCGGTACGTGTGGCCCGTGCGGGGAGGCGCCTTTACCGTTACCGCCACAGTGACCAACGGACACGGGACAGTATCCCCGAATACTCAGGTCCTCGACTATAACTCTACTGCTACTATAGCCATCACACCGGATGCACAATATCACGTTTCAAAAATAATGGACAACGGGTCGCAGGTCGCCGTGGTCACTCCCTATGTCATTAAAAACCTCGGCGCGTCCCATAGGGTGGAAGTCTCCTTTGCGACGGGCACCTTTCTATTGAATGTAACCACAGCCGGCTCAGGGACCGGAACTTTTTCCGCACCGGGACTTACCTGCACCGGCGCCGTCTGTTCCGGCGAATATGCTCCCAACGCCCTGGTATCAATCGCAGCCACCGCGAATGCAGGCTCAACCTTCGCCGGCTGGACCGGGTGCGATTCGACGTCGGGCGCCACGTGCACCGTAGTTATGAACGGCAACAGGTCTGTAGCTGCTATTTTCACCATCAACTCTTACACAATTACCGCCTCGGTTTCGGGCGGTCACGGTAGGGTAACCCCTGCTTCCCAGAGGGTGAGCCATGGGGCTTCCGGGTCGATTACCATCACTCCTGACCCGAAATATAACGCGTCAGCTATCACCGATAACGGAGTATCGATGCGTGTCGTCGGTCCTTATGCCATGAGCAATGTAACTGCCGATCGCAACGTGGTGGTTACCTTTTCGACCAAAGCGATGCTATCGGTTGAAAAAACAGGCTCGGGCACAGGAAGGGTTGTGGCCGCAGGCATTAATTGCGGCGGGAAATGCGCATATAGCTACAATAACGGCAGGAAGGTGACCCTTACCGCGAGGCCCCAAAACGATTCCTACTTTGCCGGCTGGTCCGGGGGCGGTTGTACGGGAACAAAGAGATGTGTCGTGACAATGAACCAATACGCGTACGTGACTGCTACCTTTGTTGCAAAGGAATATACGGTCAGCGCCGTCATCTCCGGCGGTCATGGAACCGTAAATCCGATGACCCAGCAGGTGAGACACGGGCAGACCGCTTCGATTGCCATAAGCCCGGATGGAGGATATGAAATCGTCCGGATCACCGATAACGGAAGGCGTGTGCGCACCGCAAATCCCTACATAACTTCGAAGGTCACCAGGGCCCGCTCGGTAGTGGTAACCCTCGGCACGACTTTCCCGTTGACCGTCACAAAGGCGGGTCCGGCCGAAGGGGTTGTGGTTAGCGCCCCTTCAGGCATCCTTTGCGGCAGCACATGCACCAGGGACTTTAGATCCGATACAAGAGTGGTTCTGAGAGCGAGGGCCGGCAGGGGCTCACTCTTTACGGGCTGGTCGGGCGGAGGCTGTTCAGGCACGAAAAGCTGCATTGTAACGATGAATGCCGCGATCGGTGTCACTGCAAATTTCTCGATCAGACAGGGCGCTGACCCGTCTGAGGGTGAGGAGTCCGACGCCGGTAACGGAGAATAA
- a CDS encoding sigma-70 family RNA polymerase sigma factor, whose protein sequence is MKAGYVAGPGENRDSFRMYMREIAKFPLLTREEEIELAEQVRHRKDTDAAKKLVLANLRLVVKIAIEYSNFRANLADLIQEGNVGLLRAVWRYDPQKGTKFGSYALFWIRAYMLKYLMDSWSIVKIGAKDSQRKLFYNLKKEKEKLERDGIVPSSQLLATHFNVSAAEVEGMELRLCGGDISLEAPPYEGAEKLMDTLDNGDSIEDAVAENELKVVLQQKLSEFRVLLTEKERFILDSRILAEDPLTLREVSERFKTSKERIRKTELRISSRLTKSLRSSGMGPQIQMYQ, encoded by the coding sequence ATGAAGGCAGGGTATGTCGCGGGGCCGGGTGAGAATCGCGATTCTTTCAGGATGTATATGCGTGAGATAGCAAAATTCCCCCTTCTCACAAGAGAAGAGGAGATCGAACTGGCCGAGCAGGTGCGACATCGGAAAGATACGGACGCCGCAAAGAAACTCGTATTGGCCAACCTCAGGCTTGTAGTGAAAATAGCGATAGAATACTCGAATTTCCGCGCAAATCTGGCCGACCTCATTCAGGAAGGAAATGTGGGGCTCCTCCGTGCCGTCTGGCGGTATGACCCTCAAAAAGGAACTAAATTCGGAAGTTATGCGCTCTTCTGGATACGGGCGTATATGCTGAAATATCTCATGGATTCCTGGAGTATAGTGAAGATCGGCGCCAAGGACAGCCAGAGAAAACTCTTTTATAACTTGAAAAAGGAAAAGGAAAAGCTCGAAAGAGATGGGATCGTTCCATCTTCTCAACTCCTGGCCACCCATTTCAATGTGAGCGCGGCGGAAGTAGAGGGTATGGAATTGAGGCTTTGCGGTGGAGATATATCACTCGAAGCTCCCCCTTATGAGGGTGCGGAAAAGCTCATGGACACCCTCGATAACGGGGATAGCATAGAGGATGCGGTAGCCGAGAACGAGTTGAAGGTAGTGCTGCAACAAAAACTTTCGGAATTCCGGGTTTTGTTGACGGAAAAAGAACGGTTTATTCTCGACTCGAGAATATTGGCTGAGGATCCTCTTACACTGAGAGAGGTCAGTGAGCGCTTCAAGACCTCAAAAGAGAGAATAAGAAAGACGGAGCTGAGAATCTCGAGCAGGCTGACAAAGAGCCTGCGGTCAAGCGGTATGGGACCTCAAATTCAGATGTACCAGTGA
- a CDS encoding response regulator, producing MEKSVLLIDDEASLRRTVAMGLMQRGYRTEPCENGMKALHTLETFKKNQVALDYAIVDVRLPDIDGLKLLKVIKFNYPDLPVIVITGYGNEATAEEVKSQKAEAYLEKPFTMDDLTDLLASISPAAKVEAPEETATNAIAPKESVTGYALVTLTPSANLMDVYRSLYFQEDVLYCDAIRGDYDLILLVQAESNDKVREIIETTIKAVPGVADASFLSVETPVFDESVINIMGSVDKALGKDKAEGEMYGDQKARVRASSYVTLEIEKEKLEGIYPVLYFNDQVVYCDYTRGKYDIVALMKGTSFAEIENTIRNKFKSLDGVLRIKEWPIITLFEA from the coding sequence ATGGAAAAGAGCGTATTGTTGATCGACGATGAAGCCTCCCTTAGGAGAACGGTAGCAATGGGGCTCATGCAGAGGGGCTACCGCACCGAGCCGTGTGAGAACGGCATGAAAGCCCTTCATACCCTGGAAACTTTTAAAAAGAACCAGGTCGCCCTTGATTATGCAATTGTGGACGTGAGACTTCCCGATATTGACGGACTTAAGCTCCTTAAAGTCATCAAATTCAATTACCCCGATCTTCCTGTGATCGTCATCACGGGCTACGGGAATGAAGCGACCGCAGAGGAAGTGAAATCGCAGAAAGCAGAGGCTTATCTGGAGAAGCCTTTCACCATGGATGACCTGACGGACCTTCTCGCATCCATTTCCCCCGCGGCTAAAGTTGAAGCCCCCGAAGAGACCGCGACAAATGCGATCGCCCCAAAGGAGTCGGTCACGGGTTATGCCCTTGTCACGCTGACGCCTTCCGCAAACCTGATGGACGTGTACCGGTCCCTCTATTTTCAGGAAGACGTCCTATACTGCGATGCCATACGAGGCGATTACGATCTCATCCTTCTGGTCCAGGCAGAATCGAACGATAAAGTCAGAGAAATAATAGAGACCACAATCAAGGCGGTACCCGGTGTGGCAGATGCCTCGTTTCTTTCCGTAGAGACTCCTGTATTCGATGAGAGCGTGATCAATATTATGGGCTCGGTAGATAAAGCACTGGGTAAGGACAAGGCAGAGGGCGAAATGTACGGTGACCAGAAAGCAAGGGTGAGGGCTTCTTCCTATGTGACATTGGAGATAGAGAAGGAAAAATTGGAAGGAATTTATCCTGTACTTTACTTTAACGACCAAGTCGTGTACTGTGATTATACAAGAGGAAAATACGATATCGTTGCATTGATGAAAGGGACCAGTTTCGCTGAAATCGAGAATACCATCCGCAATAAGTTTAAGTCCCTTGATGGGGTGTTGAGGATCAAGGAATGGCCCATAATCACACTTTTCGAAGCGTGA
- the nuoE gene encoding NADH-quinone oxidoreductase subunit NuoE — MALENVKKDQGRNDFSNFKIELWKYQGEKGALIPLLQSAQETYGYIPESAIDHISEVVGIPSADIYGVITFYSQFRLKPMGKNIIKICDGTACHVNSSTVLIRTLESELQIGNDETTDDGLFTIQKVACLGCCSLSPVLMINDETYGRLTP, encoded by the coding sequence ATGGCGCTGGAAAACGTAAAGAAGGATCAGGGCAGGAATGATTTTTCAAATTTCAAGATTGAGTTGTGGAAATATCAGGGTGAAAAGGGCGCCCTCATACCTCTGCTTCAATCTGCACAGGAGACGTACGGATATATTCCCGAATCGGCGATCGATCATATAAGCGAGGTGGTGGGCATACCTTCGGCTGACATTTACGGGGTCATTACTTTTTACTCACAATTCCGTCTTAAGCCGATGGGCAAAAACATCATCAAGATCTGCGACGGCACGGCATGCCATGTGAACAGCTCCACCGTCCTCATCAGGACCCTGGAAAGCGAGCTGCAGATAGGCAATGACGAGACGACGGACGACGGCTTATTCACGATCCAAAAGGTCGCGTGCCTGGGGTGCTGCTCCCTTTCACCCGTCCTTATGATCAATGACGAGACCTACGGGCGGCTTACACCG